One genomic region from Colletes latitarsis isolate SP2378_abdomen chromosome 10, iyColLati1, whole genome shotgun sequence encodes:
- the LOC143346391 gene encoding uncharacterized protein LOC143346391, with the protein MTTVRQILRYARRLGQASECSSKVLNRSVRCASTQLQPKIIEDVNGKRIFASPCEFTPPEMFIHEYVWKNVDIYGNHTALICAATGKKYTYSESRDTANYIARSLLNMGLRKGDIVALIVPNYPESILAFLGILEADLIATTVNPFYTPDEIKRQLLSSGAKAIVTVAEISQHVLAVSKATLPAGAPVVVIEDGTGPVPEGTVPFKDLVDRGKTLPPLKHTHVSVNDMAVLPYSSGTTGLPKGVMLTHRNLVSNMEMTDQTANGTMFRYATNDFQEVVPLVLPFFHIFGMNSVALPRLTTGAQLISVPKFVPEQFIHILAKYKVTGLCVVPPLVLFLNATPHVKKEFFKNMHHVIIGAAPLAEADVKRFYDKFQMDSDKLKFCQGYGLTETSPAICMEVTGQKTGSVGKNVIGCDLRLVDPITNEDVTVPGQTGEIWVRGPHVMSGYFNNEAATNEMIVEGGWLKTGDIAYCDDDMDFYVTDRLKELIKVKGFQVPPAELEAILRMHPDVVEAAVVGVPDERCGEVPKAYILTRKGSTSTEENIKNFMKGKVSDYKELQGGVTFVKDIPKNASGKILRAQLKSQYK; encoded by the exons ATGACTACCGTCAGGCAAATCCTCCGTTATGCACGAAGACTGGGTCAGGCATCGGAGTGCTCGTCGAAGGTTTTAAACCGGTCCGTGAGATGCGCCTCCACTCAGCTGCAGCCTAAGATCATCGAGGATGTAAATGGAAAAAGAATTTTTGCCTCGCCGTGCGAGTTCACGCCTCCGGAGATGTTCATTCATGAATACGTATGGAAGAACGTTGATATTTACGGGAACCATACTGCCTTG ATATGCGCCGCGACCGGAAAGAAGTACACGTACAGCGAGTCGAGGGACACTGCTAATTATATCGCGAGAAGTTTACTGAACATGGGTCTGAGAAAGGGCGACATAGTGGCCCTGATCGTGCCAAATTATCCTGAATCTATTTTAGCCTTTCTCGGCATCTTGGAGGCCGATCTGATCGCTACCACTGTCAATCCGTTCTACACGCCCG acgaaattaaaaggcAACTGCTGTCTTCCGGAGCAAAGGCGATCGTCACGGTCGCAGAAATCTCCCAGCATGTACTCGCAGTTTCGAAAGCCACTCTCCCAGCTGGTGCACCCGTCGTAGTTATCGAGGATGGTACTGGACCCGTCCCGGAAGGCACCGTGCCATTTAAG GATCTAGTTGATCGAGGCAAAACGTTACCTCCCTTAAAGCATACGCATGTATCTGTGAACGATATGGCGGTCCTTCCATATTCGAGCGGAACGACAGGTTTGCCAAAAGGTGTAATGTTGACACACAGAAATTTGGTCTCCAACATGGAGATGACAGACCAAACTGCAAACGGAACGATGTTCCGGTACGCGACAA ATGACTTCCAAGAAGTAGTGCCTCTAGTTTTACCATTCTTCCACATTTTCGGTATGAACAGCGTCGCGCTGCCGCGCCTAACCACCGGAGCGCAACTAATCAGTGTTCCCAAATTCGTTCCGGAACAGTTTATCCACATTCTAGCAAAATACAAG GTGACTGGTCTGTGCGTCGTACCCCCGCTAGTTTTATTCCTTAACGCCACGCCGCACGTAAAGAAGGAATTTTTCAAGAACATGCATCACGTTATCATAGGGGCGGCGCCATTGGCGGAAGCGGACGTCAAGAGATTCTACGATAAGTTTCAGATGGACTCTGACAAACTGAAATTCTGTCAAG GATACGGATTGACGGAAACCTCCCCCGCCATTTGCATGGAAGTGACCGGACAAAAGACAGGTAGCGTCGGGAAAAACGTGATCGGTTGCGATCTACGATTGGTCGATCCGATCACCAACGAGGACGTCACTGTTCCTGGACAGACCGGTGAGATCTGGGTCAGAGGGCCTCACGTTATGAGTGGTTACTTTAACAACGAGGCCGCCACGAACGAGATGATCGTCGAAGGTGGCTGGCTGAAGACCGGAGACATTGCTTACTGCGACGATGACATGGATTTCTATGTCACGGACAGACTGAAAGAGTTGATCAAAGTCAAGGGATTCCAG GTACCACCAGCGGAGCTGGAAGCAATCTTAAGAATGCATCCAGACGTGGTGGAAGCAGCTGTGGTTGGTGTTCCAGACGAGAGATGCGGCGAAGTACCGAAAGCTTACATATTGACCAGAAAAGGATCGACATCGACCGAAGAAAACATTAAGAATTTCATGAAAGGAAAAGTTTCAGACTACAAAGAACTCCAAG GCGGTGTCACGTTCGTGAAAGACATACCAAAGAACGCCAGCGGGAAAATTCTGCGAGCGCAACTAAAAAGCCAATACAAATAA